The Deinococcus aquaticus genomic interval TGCTGCGCCCCACCCGGGACGGCGATCCGTTCGTGGTGCTGACCTTCTGGGAATCCCACGAGGCCTTCGAGGCCTGGACGACCAGCGACGCCTTCCGGCAGGGCCACGCCCGCAGCGGCATCCTCCCGAAAGACGCCTTCAGCAGCCCGAACGTCCTGGAAATCCATGAGGTCGTCGCCCGGCCCACCTGATCCGGCCGTCCCGCCTGCGTTCCCTCTCCAACCCGGGCAGGCGCGGGAACCATGAAGGTCTACAGCCTGAAGTCGTGGGCCCTCCCGGGGCCGCTGGCCTACACTGGGGCATGACCCGATTCCCTGCTCTGCCCGCCCTGCTGGGGTCGGCCCTGCTTGCCGGGGCGCTGGCCTCGTGCGCGCCCGCCCTGACCGGCCCGCAGACCGGCCGGATCGTGAACACCCGCACCGGGCAGGAAGGCACCGTGACCTTCGTGCGCGGCAGCCTGAACGCCCGCCTGCCGGACGTGTTCGCGCCCGACAACGCCACCATCGTCATCGGCGAGCGCACGTACACCGGCCGCACCTACCTGCTGGACGGCGTGGCCAGCCCCCTGCCGGCCGGCAGCAGTCTTAGCGTGGGCTTTGGGGCCAGCACCGGGGGAGGCAACGCCGGAGACTTCGGTTTCGGCACCCGCTTCGACACCGGCCGCCCCCGCCTCGCCCCGACCCGCACCGGGAACCTGATCGCCCGCGTGCAGGGAGACGCGCCGGGCCTGCTGACCTGCACCCTGACCGTGGACGCGCAGGAACGCGGCATCGGCGAGTGCTTCGACGGCGCGGGCATCCGCTACGCCCTGCAATTCTGAATCGGAGCAGATGCGAGTGGGAGTGATGCGGAGTCCGGAACGGACGGAGCCCACTTGAAGATGGTGGGGGAGAGGCCGCGCGTGGTGTGCCTGTGCGGCAGCGTGCGGTTCCTGGCTGAATTTGACGCGGCGTCACTGGCCGAAACGCTGGCGGGCCGGATTGTCCTGAGTGTCGGGAGCCACAGGCAGCGGGACGAGGACGCCCTGGCCCACCCGACGGGCACCGAACGGGACGCCGCGCTGGACCGCCTGGGTGAGCTGTACCTGCGCAAGATCGACCTCGCGGACGAAGTGCTGG includes:
- a CDS encoding antibiotic biosynthesis monooxygenase family protein; amino-acid sequence: MISVANRIHVKGEYHDIFEQRFRDRAGLVDGMPGFIANHVLRPTRDGDPFVVLTFWESHEAFEAWTTSDAFRQGHARSGILPKDAFSSPNVLEIHEVVARPT